In the genome of Desulfobaccales bacterium, one region contains:
- the sfsA gene encoding DNA/RNA nuclease SfsA translates to MRFSAPLISARFLERRQRFLALVELPGRERVWVHVPNSGALTGCAYPGQEILLTRDARPGRKTDYTWRFVRGAAGWICIDTLVPNRLVAEALAAGSLPGLPAPGQVRAEVTIPQGSRLDFVLEVEGKLLFLEIKSVTWVEDGVAFFPDGVTSRGRRHLSHLQQLAAQGHQAWNVFVVQREDAKILRPAAAIDPAYAKALTAVAKSGVNIMVLQEKIEPPEITLASPLPFDLT, encoded by the coding sequence GTGCGTTTTTCTGCACCCCTGATTTCAGCCCGTTTCCTGGAGCGCCGCCAACGGTTCCTGGCCCTGGTGGAGTTGCCCGGCCGCGAGCGCGTCTGGGTGCATGTGCCCAATTCCGGGGCTCTCACCGGCTGCGCCTACCCCGGCCAGGAGATTTTGCTGACCCGCGATGCCCGCCCAGGACGCAAGACCGACTACACCTGGCGCTTTGTCCGGGGCGCGGCGGGATGGATCTGCATCGATACCCTGGTCCCCAACCGGCTGGTGGCCGAGGCCCTGGCCGCAGGCTCCCTCCCGGGCTTGCCTGCCCCCGGCCAAGTCCGGGCCGAAGTGACCATCCCCCAGGGCAGCCGTCTGGATTTTGTTTTGGAGGTGGAAGGTAAGCTGCTGTTTCTGGAGATCAAAAGCGTCACCTGGGTGGAAGACGGGGTGGCCTTCTTTCCGGACGGCGTGACCAGCCGGGGGCGCCGCCACCTTTCGCACCTTCAGCAGTTGGCGGCCCAGGGCCACCAGGCCTGGAACGTCTTTGTGGTCCAGCGCGAGGACGCGAAAATCTTGCGGCCCGCCGCGGCCATTGATCCGGCCTATGCGAAGGCCTTGACTGCCGTGGCCAAAAGCGGCGTTAATATCATGGTGCTCCAAGAAAAAATTGAGCCCCCGGAAATTACCCTTGCGTCGCCCCTCCCCTTTGATTTAACATAA
- the hemC gene encoding hydroxymethylbilane synthase — protein sequence MSAGNIKIGTRGSALALAQSNWVAAQISGRHPGCRVELVIIKTTGDKITNVPLAQIGGKGLFIKEIEEALLSGQVDLAVHSLKDMPAEVPDGLMLGAVPPREDCRDAFISSRYKSLAEIPSGGRVGTGSLRRRVQLLHRRPDLEVVPIRGNVDTRLKKMETLGLDALILAAAGLNRLGLGHLYQCCVSEAEMLPAVSQGALGLEIRTNDPDLRELVSFLDDTPTRLAVTAERAFLARLEGGCVVPVAALGRVEGDVLHLEALISDLEGRRLLRDSGRGPVSETARLGTSLAESLLARGGREILSELYGRPI from the coding sequence ATGTCGGCCGGAAATATTAAAATCGGCACAAGGGGCAGCGCCCTGGCCCTGGCCCAGTCCAACTGGGTGGCGGCCCAGATTTCCGGGCGCCATCCCGGCTGCCGGGTGGAGCTGGTCATCATCAAGACTACCGGTGACAAGATTACCAACGTGCCCCTGGCCCAGATCGGCGGTAAAGGCCTGTTCATCAAAGAGATCGAAGAGGCGCTGCTTTCTGGCCAGGTGGACCTGGCGGTGCACAGCCTCAAAGACATGCCCGCCGAGGTCCCCGACGGCCTGATGCTGGGCGCGGTGCCGCCCCGGGAAGATTGCCGGGACGCCTTTATCTCCTCCCGCTATAAGAGCCTGGCGGAGATTCCCTCCGGCGGCCGCGTCGGCACCGGCAGTCTCCGGCGCCGGGTGCAGCTCCTGCATCGGCGGCCCGATTTAGAGGTCGTGCCCATCCGTGGCAACGTCGACACCCGCCTGAAAAAGATGGAGACCTTAGGGCTGGATGCCCTCATTCTGGCCGCAGCCGGGCTTAACCGCCTAGGGTTGGGTCATCTCTATCAGTGCTGTGTGTCCGAAGCCGAGATGCTGCCGGCCGTGAGTCAGGGGGCTTTGGGCCTGGAAATTCGCACCAATGACCCTGACCTCCGGGAATTGGTGTCTTTTCTGGATGACACCCCTACGCGCCTGGCGGTGACCGCGGAACGGGCCTTCCTAGCCCGGCTGGAGGGCGGCTGCGTGGTGCCGGTGGCGGCCCTGGGCCGGGTAGAGGGAGACGTTCTCCACCTGGAGGCCCTGATCAGTGACCTGGAGGGCCGGCGCCTCTTAAGAGATTCCGGGCGCGGCCCCGTCAGTGAAACGGCCCGGTTAGGGACGAGTTTGGCCGAGAGCTTGCTGGCCCGGGGGGGCCGGGAAATCCTCTCCGAGCTGTATGGGCGCCCCATTTAA
- a CDS encoding zinc ribbon domain-containing protein — translation MPIFEFHCHSCNQDFEKLVFVTDPSVECPHCGQTKVEKLMSACTAKVGGKLTSTSSGSASSCGSCSSGSCSTCH, via the coding sequence ATGCCCATTTTTGAGTTCCATTGCCATAGCTGTAACCAGGATTTCGAGAAGCTGGTCTTCGTTACCGACCCGAGCGTCGAGTGCCCCCACTGCGGCCAGACCAAAGTGGAAAAACTGATGAGCGCCTGCACGGCCAAAGTGGGGGGCAAATTAACCTCCACCTCCAGCGGCAGTGCAAGTTCCTGCGGCAGTTGCTCTTCCGGTTCCTGCAGCACCTGTCATTAA
- a CDS encoding cyclophilin-like fold protein encodes MSTDIVITAGDQRLNGFLDDSPTALALADALPIEASAQLWGDEIHFPVPQVVAELDESAAVVVNVGDLGYWPTGRAFCIFFGLTPTSVPGEIRPASAVNRVGRITDDPCCLNLVPEGAPVRIERK; translated from the coding sequence ATGTCTACCGATATCGTCATAACCGCGGGTGATCAACGGCTCAATGGTTTTTTGGATGATTCCCCCACGGCCCTTGCCCTGGCGGACGCCCTGCCTATTGAGGCTTCCGCCCAGCTCTGGGGCGATGAAATCCACTTTCCCGTGCCCCAGGTGGTGGCCGAGCTGGACGAGAGCGCCGCGGTGGTGGTCAACGTGGGCGACCTGGGCTACTGGCCCACCGGCCGGGCCTTCTGCATCTTCTTCGGCCTCACCCCCACCAGCGTCCCCGGAGAAATTCGCCCAGCCAGCGCCGTTAACCGCGTTGGGCGCATCACCGATGACCCCTGCTGCCTTAATCTGGTGCCGGAAGGCGCCCCGGTGCGCATCGAAAGAAAATAG
- a CDS encoding D-sedoheptulose 7-phosphate isomerase: protein MSLQSRFQAAFSESIELKRRVLQDLGPLVTAAAEMLAQVFKSGGRVLIFGNGGSAADAQHLAAEFVNRFQIERPPLAALALTTDTSILTAVGNDYDFTEIFAKQVRALGKPGDLAWGISTSGNSPNVVAGLKTAREMGLKTLALSGKDGGPVAAAADMALTVPSPITPRVQEVHITIGHVLCDLVDYLLFPEKFGG, encoded by the coding sequence ATGTCTTTGCAATCCCGGTTCCAGGCAGCCTTCAGCGAGTCCATTGAACTCAAGCGCCGCGTCCTTCAGGACCTTGGTCCTTTGGTAACCGCCGCGGCCGAGATGCTGGCCCAGGTCTTTAAATCCGGCGGCCGGGTGCTCATCTTCGGCAACGGCGGGTCCGCCGCGGATGCCCAGCACCTGGCCGCAGAGTTTGTCAACCGCTTCCAGATCGAACGGCCCCCCCTGGCCGCCCTGGCCCTGACCACCGACACTTCGATCCTCACCGCGGTGGGAAACGATTATGATTTCACGGAGATTTTTGCCAAACAGGTGCGGGCGCTTGGCAAGCCCGGGGACCTGGCCTGGGGCATCAGCACCAGCGGCAATTCCCCTAATGTAGTAGCCGGACTGAAAACGGCCCGGGAAATGGGTCTCAAGACCCTGGCCTTAAGTGGCAAAGATGGCGGGCCTGTGGCTGCGGCCGCCGATATGGCCCTGACCGTGCCGTCCCCCATTACTCCCCGGGTCCAGGAGGTTCATATTACGATCGGCCACGTGCTCTGTGACCTGGTGGACTACCTATTATTTCCCGAAAAATTCGGGGGATAG